The DNA sequence TAACGCAGCCTGGTAGGAAAGCGCTCGGCGATGAAAGAAGACTGCGGGCCATAAAGACAGGCGTGGGCGCATCCCAACGCGAGCGCGAGCGACAGAACAACCAGGCCGGGAATCCTGGTGTTGAGTAACAGGAAGTAGGGAAACGCGAAAAGCATCATCGCCAGCGCGCCACAGATGGTTGTAGAGCGTCGCCCAATACGGTCTGAGAGCGCGGCAAAAGCTGGCATGGTAAAGAACGAAACACCGGCGGCGACGATCAGGCCGGTATAGAGCAGCGGCGCATCCAGGTGGAGAACCTGCACGCCATACGAAAGCGCAAAGGTGGTAAAGATATAGAAAGGAGCCTGTTCGCCGCAGCGAACAAGCGCCGAGAGTAAAATTTCCTGCCAGTGGAGTCGCCAGGCATCCCAAAATATGGGTGTGGTTTGCAAGCGAGATTTCAGGCGCAGGAAAGCGGGCGTTTCAGGGATGCGCAGGCGGATGTACAGGCCAACTACTACCAGCATTGAACTGAGCAGGAAAGGCATACGCCAGCCCACGCTCTGGAAAGCTTCACCAGGATACAGGTTCTCGAAGAGCAGGATGGAAGCCGAGGAAAGCGCCAGACCTATGGGAACCCCGGTCTGTGGCCAGCTTGTCCAGAAACCCCTGTGGCGCTGCTCGCTAAACTCCATTGTCAACAGGACTGAGCCGCCCCACTCGCCTCCCACGCCAACGCCCTGGAGAAATCGCAGCAATGCCAGCAGCAGAGGCGCCACAATCCCCAGGCTTGCATAGCCGGGAAGCACTCCCATCAGCATCGTCGTAATACCGATCAATAACAGTGTCGCTACCAGGGTCGATTTGCGCCCAACGCGATCACCGAAGCGGCCAAACAAAGCGCCGCCCAGGGGACGCGCCACGAAGCCGACAAAGTTAGCGGTGAATGACGCCACGATCCCGGTAGATGGGTCGAGTCGTGGGAAGAAGACCACCGGGAAAACCGTCACGGCCAGAAAACTGTAATAAAAGAAATCGGACCATTCGATCGCTGAGCCAAGCGTACTGGCAACGATGATTGGAAAAAGGGTTTCTCGGGTAGTCGTCTCGTCCTTTCTTTCCAGGTCAAGAACCGGCATTGATCCTCCTCTTTTGTTTGAAAGTGAGTGTACCTGGAATACTGTAAAAAATCCGTAAACGGAACTATCCCTGAAATAAACAAAAATATAAATATTTCTCTCTTGCACGCCCAAACAATTGAATTGCTGGCCAGATTAGCACATACTATAAAGTAATTGGGCAATGCTTTCCAGAGGAGGAGAACCATGCTAAAGATACTGGAGCGTAAGATTACCCTGCAACTGCTGGTCTTTTACGCCCTGTTTGTCATTCCTCTCCTGCTGGGTGGTTTAGAACTCTATTTTTTCCAGTATAATGCGTTGCAACAAAGCGCGCAACAGGCCGACCTGGCCCTGGCTCAGTCCATTGCGCAAAACGTGGAAACCCAGGTACACAATGTGGGACAGGAGGCTATGGAACTGGTACATAGCCAGGCGGTGATTCAACTCAATCGCCTGCAGATGCTCTCGCTCTTCACCGTTTCAAAACAGATACATCCTGAAATCAGTCAGTATGTCATTTGCGACCCATCCGGCAAAGTGGTGTTGAATTATCCTGCGGGTCCAACCAGTTGCGGACAAAATTTCAGTGGCCCCGATTATTTTCAAAAGGTTCCGCGCGGCAACAGTTACGTCGTCTCTGCTGACCGCATCATTCAATCGGGCGGTTCCTACGTCGTCCCGGTTGCAACAGGGATTAGCGATGGCCACAACCACTTGATCGGTGTGATGATTCTCAATCTTTCGTTGGCACAACTGAACGCGCATCTGAAAGCTGTGCAGCAGCAACTAACCGCCAATGGCGAGGTACGCATCTGGATCATCGATAGTAATGGCGATACTATTGCTAACACGGTTGGAGTTTCCCCGCGGAGCAGTCTTTTACGGCGCATCCCCAGCCTGCGGATTGCCTTGCGGGGCAAAGCTGGGAACCTGGTTGCCCAGGATGAGCAGCGAGGCTGGCTGTATAGCTATGTCCCGGTCAGCGGTACAAAGTGGGCGGTAGCCGTGGGCCGGCCCGTGGATGCGACGTTTGCGACAGCCATTAGCTTTCAACACAGCCTGATCATTGCGCTGGTGATGTTGTTAGTCGGGGCAAGCGTTTTCTGGTTCGTCATGCATGGCTGGGTAGTCGCGCCGATCAGCCGCCTGGCGCAGGCCGTGGCGATGATGAGGCCGGATCAGACGGTGAAAGTGACCGCTAGCAAGCGGCTGGCCAGGGAAAAGAGCCGTCAAGACGAGATTGGTCGCCTGGTGAATGCCTTCTCGACGATGGAAGAGGAGATGCATGAACTCTTCCGCAAGAGTGACGCGCAAAGCCATACACGCTTGCAAACGCTGGATGCGATTATGCGCAGTATGTACGAGGGCGTTTTATTGGAGAGCCCTTCCGGGCAAATCGTCTACGCCAATCAGCGTTTTACGCGCTTTGTGGGCATCTCCGCTCAGGAAATGCTGTCCGACTCCTTCCAGGAATCGCGTTTGACCGAGCGCCTGGAGGCTTTGATGGAGGCGCCAGAGGCATACCATGAGGCGCTTGCTTCCGCGGAACGCGGCGACGGCCCCCAGGTGATCGCATTCTGGATGCGTGGATACTACAATCAATTTGGTCAGCTGGTTCCTTCGCGACGGCATATCCGTATGCGCCTCTTTGAGGTACGAGATATGACCGGCCAGCTGATTGGGCGAGGCAAGATTTTCAACGATGTGACGCAGCAAAGCGAGGCTGAGCAGGTGAAAAAGAACCTGCTGGCGATTGTCTCGCACGAATTACGCACGCCGCTAACTTCGATTAAGGGCTATGCAACCAGCTTGCTCGAGACGGATGTAGAACTGGATGCCGCCACGCAGCGCGATTTTCTCCAGCGCATTGTCGAGGAAGAGGACCGTATGGCCGAACTGGTGACCAGTCTGCTGGAGATGTCGCAGTTGGAGGCCGGTACGTTGAAGCTGGTGCCAGACCTGTACAGGTTGGATACGCTGATCGA is a window from the Ktedonobacteraceae bacterium genome containing:
- a CDS encoding ATP-binding protein, translating into MLKILERKITLQLLVFYALFVIPLLLGGLELYFFQYNALQQSAQQADLALAQSIAQNVETQVHNVGQEAMELVHSQAVIQLNRLQMLSLFTVSKQIHPEISQYVICDPSGKVVLNYPAGPTSCGQNFSGPDYFQKVPRGNSYVVSADRIIQSGGSYVVPVATGISDGHNHLIGVMILNLSLAQLNAHLKAVQQQLTANGEVRIWIIDSNGDTIANTVGVSPRSSLLRRIPSLRIALRGKAGNLVAQDEQRGWLYSYVPVSGTKWAVAVGRPVDATFATAISFQHSLIIALVMLLVGASVFWFVMHGWVVAPISRLAQAVAMMRPDQTVKVTASKRLAREKSRQDEIGRLVNAFSTMEEEMHELFRKSDAQSHTRLQTLDAIMRSMYEGVLLESPSGQIVYANQRFTRFVGISAQEMLSDSFQESRLTERLEALMEAPEAYHEALASAERGDGPQVIAFWMRGYYNQFGQLVPSRRHIRMRLFEVRDMTGQLIGRGKIFNDVTQQSEAEQVKKNLLAIVSHELRTPLTSIKGYATSLLETDVELDAATQRDFLQRIVEEEDRMAELVTSLLEMSQLEAGTLKLVPDLYRLDTLIERAVKAAKSDNLPIHIALPAELPVLRVDGRRIEMVLRNILENAQRYAGDGAEVEIAMRYARDQEDEGIFLTIADNGPGLPGDLTERIFERFYQVDSGRRRGSSGVGLGLAICRGFIEAHGGRIWAENRTENGGGAIFTIWLPQRLVHVRGAQNNPFELGRAL
- a CDS encoding MFS transporter; protein product: MPVLDLERKDETTTRETLFPIIVASTLGSAIEWSDFFYYSFLAVTVFPVVFFPRLDPSTGIVASFTANFVGFVARPLGGALFGRFGDRVGRKSTLVATLLLIGITTMLMGVLPGYASLGIVAPLLLALLRFLQGVGVGGEWGGSVLLTMEFSEQRHRGFWTSWPQTGVPIGLALSSASILLFENLYPGEAFQSVGWRMPFLLSSMLVVVGLYIRLRIPETPAFLRLKSRLQTTPIFWDAWRLHWQEILLSALVRCGEQAPFYIFTTFALSYGVQVLHLDAPLLYTGLIVAAGVSFFTMPAFAALSDRIGRRSTTICGALAMMLFAFPYFLLLNTRIPGLVVLSLALALGCAHACLYGPQSSFIAERFPTRLRYTGTSLGYQLASIIAGGPAPIVATYLLAPSSSQSLVTPAWGLIALYIVATALVSFFAALSLKDFAGQAPAEEA